The Amycolatopsis umgeniensis DNA segment GGTGCTCCTGCTCGACGAACCGCTCGGCGCGCTCGACCTGAAACTGCGCCACACCATGCAGACCGAGCTCAAGCAGATCCAGCGCGACGTCGGCATCACCTTCATCTTCGTCACCCACGACCAGGACGAGGCGTTGACGATGAGCGACCGCATCGCGGTGTTCAACGAAGGCCGCATCGAACAGGTCGGCTCGCCGGTCGAGGTGTACGAACGGCCCGCGTCGGCGTTCGTCGCCGGATTCGTCGGCACCTCGAATCTGCTCAGCGGGGGCGGCGCCGAAAACATCATCGGCAAACCCGGTGTCTTCAGCATCCGCCCCGAAAAGATCCGCATCGACGCCGATCTCTCGAACTCCGCGGCGGTCGGCGAGACCAGCGCGACCGGCACGGTCACCGACACCGTCTACGCCGGCGCGACCGTGCGTTACGAGGTCACGCTCGACGCCGGTGGCCAGCTCTCCGTGGTCCGGCAGAACACCGCCGAGCCCGCGGACTTCGAGGGCGGCCGCGTCCGCCTGAGCTGGCGGCACGAACACAGTTTCCGCGTCCCCGAAGCCGGTTAGCGACGCGCCTGCTCACGACCCACCTCACCGCCACCTTGATGTCGCGAAAGCCACTTTCGGGACATCAGACGTCCCGAAAGTGGCCTTCGCGACACCCGAAACCGACACCCAGCGACCCGACGCCTCTGCCTCACCCCTCAAGTAGCCCTCCCAGCACCGAAAGGTTGTTCAATGAAGAACAGGAAACTCGCGCTCGCCGGGCTGCTCGGCGCCGGGCTGCTCGTGGCCGCCTGCGGAACCTCCGGATCCGATTCGACCGCCGCCGCGCCCGGCGGACAGGGCTTCACCCCGCCGAAACTCGACGCCCTCGCCCAGCTCGGTCAGCCGGAAGGCCAGGTCAACGTGCTCGCCTGGCCGGGCTACGCGGAGAACGGCTCCAACGACCCGGCCGTCGACTGGGTCACCGGCTTCGAGAAGGAGACCGGCTGCAAGGTCAACGTCAAGGCGTTCGGCACCTCCGACGAGGCCGTGAGCCTGATGAAGACCGGACAGTACGACGTCATCTCCGCCTCCGGTGACGCTTCGTTGCGGCTCATCGCCTCCGGCGACGTCGAACCGGTGAACACCGCGCTCGTGCCGAACTACGCGGACGTCTTCGACTTCCTCAAGAACCGCCCGTGGAACAGCGTGAACAACGTGGCCTACGGCGTGCCGCACGGCTGGGGCGCGAACCTGCTCACCTGGCGGACCGACAAGGTGACCCCGGCGCCGACGTCGTGGTCGGTGATGTTCGACGCGAACAGCCCGTACAAGGGCAAGATCTCCGCCTACGACTCGCCGATCTACATCGCCGACGCCGCGCTGTACCTCCAGACGCACAAGCCCGAACTCGGCATCAAGAACCCGTACGCCTTGGACGACAAGCAGTTCCAGGCCGCCGTCGAACTGCTCAAGCAGCAGCGTCCGATGGTGGGGGAGTACTGGTCGGACTACCTCAAGGAAAGCCAGGCGCTCAAGAGTGGCGACGCCGTCGTCGGCACCGCCTGGCAGGTGACGGTGAACCTGACCAAGAGCGAGGGCGCGCCGGTCGAATCCGTGCTGCCGTCCGAAGGCGCGACGGGCTGGTCGGACACCTGGATGGTGTCGGCGAAGTCGCCGCACAAGACGTGCTCCTACAAGTGGCTGAACCACATCGTCAGCCCGAAGGCCAACGCTCAGGTCGCCGAGTACTTCGGCGAGTCGCCCTCGAACCCCAAGGCGTGCGCCGAAACCAAGGAGAAGGCGCACTGCGACACCTACCACGCCGGTGACGCCGCGTACGCCGCGAAGATCCAGTACTGGACGACGCCGATCGCGCAGTGCCTCGACGGCCGCACCGACGTCAAGTGCAAGGACTACGGCGAGTGGACGCGCGCCTGGACCGAGATCAAGGGCTGACCTCCCGAAACTCCGGGAGCGGCTGGTGGTGCCCCCCAACGCCGGCCGCTCCCGGTCCCATCCCCGCCCGTAGGTGGAAAAATGACGACCACACTCGAATCGCCGAGGCGGAAAGCCTCCGCCTTCCTGTACCGCAAACCCAGGCTGCGACTGGGCCTGCTGCTGTCCGCGCCGGCGCTGTGGCTCGGCCTCGCATACCTCGGCGCGCTGGCCGCGTTGTTCGTGACCGCGTTCTGGCACACAGACGTCTTCACCGGCCAGGTGGTGACCGAATGGTCGCTCGACAACTTCGCCATGCTGTTCAGCGACGCGGTGTACCGCACGATCACCTTCCGGACGGTCGGGATCGCCGCGCTCGTCACCGTGATCACCGCGGTCCTCGCCTTCCCGATGGCCTTCTACATGGCCAAATTCGCCTCGCCGAGGGCACGACGGCTCCTGGTGATCGCGGTGATGACCCCGCTGTGGGCGAGTTACCTGGTGAAGGCCTACGCGTGGCGGAGCATGTTGTCCGGCAACGGGGTCCTGCACTGGCTGCTGAACCCGTTCGGCCTCGACACCCCCGGCTACGGCGTGCTCGCGACCGTGATCACCCTTTCGTATCTGTGGTTGCCGTACATGATCCTGCCGATCTACGCGGGACTCGAGCGGCTGCCGAACTCCTTGGTGGACGCCTCGGGCGACCTCGGCGCGCGGCCGTTCAGGACCTTCCGCTCGGTGGTGCTCCCGGTGACGTTCCCGGCCGTCGTCGCCGGGTCGATCTTCACGTTCTCGTTGTCACTGGGCGACTACATCGCGGTGAAGATCGTCGGCGGCACGTCGCAGATGCTCGGCAACGTCGTCTACGACAACATCGGCGCGGCCAACAACCTGCCGTTCGCGGCGACCGTCGCGACCGTTCCCGTGGTGATCATGCTCGCCTACCTCGCCGCCGTGCGCCGCACGGGCGCGCTGGACAACCTGTAGGAGCGCGCGATGCGGCTTTCCCGGACGACCAAATACCTGCTGCTGGCGGCGCTGGTCCTCGGCCTCGCGGTCATCTACTTCCCGCTGCTGGTGGTGCTGCTCAACTCCTTCAACGCGGACACCACCTTCGGCTGGCCGCCGTCGAGCTTCACCCTCGAGTGGTGGGGACGAGCGGCGGAGAACGAAGGCGCGCTGAACGCGCTGGGCACGAGTGTCCAAGCAGGACTCGCGGCGACCGCGATCGCCTTGGTACTGGGCACGATGGCGGCGTTCGCCTTGCAGAAGTACCGCTTCTTCGGCCGCAATCAGGTGTCGCTGCTGATCATCCTGCCGATCGCGCTGCCCGGCATCGTCACCGGTATCGCGCTGAACAACGCCTTCCGCACGATCCTCGGCATCGACCTCGGCCTGTTCACCGCGATCGTCGCGCACGCGACGTTCTGCATCGTGGTGGTGTTCAACAACGTCGTCGCGCGCCTGCGGCGGATGGGCGGCAACCTCGAAGAGGCGTCGATGGACCTCGGCGCCGACGGGCTCACGACGTTCCGGCTGGTGACGTTCCCGATGCTGCGTTCGGCCCTGCTGGCCGGTGGACTGCTCGCTTTCGCGCTGTCGTTCGACGAAATCATCGTCACCACCTTCACCCTCGGCACCGGGCTGGAGACCTTGCCGATCTGGATCCTGAACAACTTGTTCCGGCCGAACCAGGCACCGATCGTCAACGTCGTGGCGGCGGTCCTGATCCTGGCGTCGACGATCCCGGTCTATTTGGCGCAACGGCTTTCCGGTGACACCACTTCGGGTGGACGGCTGTAAAAGAAAACGCCGGTGTGGCTCGAAAGCCACACCGGCGTTTCCGGTCACTCAGTACCGGCGGTCTTCGATCGCCCCCGTCGTCGCGTTGTAGGTGATGTAGCCGTTCTGGAAGTCACTGCGCTTGCCCGTCGGGGTGTTGTACTCGCCGCTGATGGGGAAACCGAGATACGACGTCTCCCAGCCGAGGTCCCGCCAGCGCAGCCGGATCGACCCCTTGACCTCCCAGGCAACGCTGGTGCCTTGGCGCCAATAGATCGAGTGATCGAAGCCGCCCTGGCGGAAGTGGTTGTACTTCCCGCCGTTCCCGGGCACCCACGTCTCGTCGGTGATGGGGTAGCCGAGCCCGTCTTGCCAGCCGAGTGCCTGGTAGCGGTCACGGATCGCTCCGTGGATCTCGAAGGCGTCCGTGGACGGCGACCAATAGATCGAACCGTTCGTGCTGAAGTGGTTGTACCGGCCGACCCCGTCCGGGGTGGCCATCTCGTCGGTGGTCGGGTAGCCGAAGAACGTCTCCCAGCCCAGCGAACCCCACTTCTGCCAGATCCGGCCCTTCAAGAAGTGCGCGCCGGTCGCCGCGGTCCAGTAGATCGAAGCGTTGTTCCTGAAGAAGTGGTTGACCCGGCCGACTCCGTCCGGGGTGCCGACCTCGTCGGTGGTCGGGAAGCCGAGTGGTCCGTTCTCGGCGTCGGTCTCCATCCACTTCGCGCGGATCTCGCCGTGGATCGCCATGGCCCCGATGCTGGAAGTCCAGTAGATCGAGCCGTCCCCCGTGGTCGGTCCGCCGGTGAAATCGTTGTAGCGGCCGTTGCCCGCGCGGGCCACCAGTTCGTCGGTCTTCGGCGACCCCAGGAAGGCGTGCGCGCCGAGCGTGACGTACTTGGTCAGGATCTCGCCGGAAACGGTCTTCACGCCGTACAACGGCGTCCAGTAGAGACGGCCCGACGTGTACAGCTGCCAGTGCCCGTCGCCCTCGATCAGTTCCGACCCCACCGGAGTTCCCAGCAGCGCGCGGAGAGGTGCCTCGTCGGCGTACCGCTTCTCGATCGGGGTCTGGTAGTCGGCCCGCAGGCCGAGCCCGCCGCCGGGCATGGTGACCTGCCTGATCGGCTCCGTGCTCTGGTTGTCCGCCCACTTGACGAACTTCGCCGCGTCGAGCGAGGTGGCGGGCGCGGTGATCAGCACCGACGTTCCCACCGTCACCAGACGGCCGGCGTCCTCGTTGGCGCCGATCTTGATCCGGGCCGGGTGGTTCCCGACGACGGAGAAGCGGGCCTGTCGCGGATTCGCGGTGTACTGCTTGCTGGCGAGGACGTTGCGGCCGTTCGCCGTCGTCGAAGTGATCACGACGCGAGTGTCGTTCTCGTTCGGGAAACTCAGCGAGAACGTGAGCCCGGTGCCGGTCTTGAGCTGGGTGATCTCACAAGCGGCGTTGCGAGGGCAGTGCACGCGATCCGCGCGCCAGTTCACGGTGAGCGGTCCGTCGCCCGGATCTTCCCCGTTGGCACCGAGCGAGACCGATTCACCGGCGGAGAAGACGGTCGGCGACGGCGGGAGGAGTTCGACGGTGGGGCTCGCCTCGGCCGGGACGACAGTCTGGCTGATGCTCGCCGGGGCACCGTGCGGGTCGGTGACCGTGAGGGTCGCCGTCACCGGATCTCCCGCCGAGTAAGGATGGCTCACGGTCTTCCCGGTTCCGGTGGTGCCGTCACCGAAGGTCCATTGGTAGCTCAGGGCCTCGCGGTCCGGATCGTCCGAAGTGCTCGCGTCGAACGAGACCGTGCGCGTGGCCGGATCCGTGGTCGCGGTGAACGCCGCGCGGGGAGCCTTGTTGACGGGTTTGTAGCTCAGCCTGCGCAATTTCGCGCCCGCCGCGTCGGCCAGCACGATGTCACCGTTGGGTGCGGTCAGGACGGAGACCGCGTCACCGATCGCGGAAGCGACGGTGGTGAGGGGCTGGGTGACCGTGCCCCCGCCGTCGAAACCCAGAGTGGAAAGGGTTTGCGCGCCCTTGTTGGCCACGAAATGAATTCCGCGGAAAGCCTCGGGATAGGAAATTCCGGTGTAAGGAACACCACCGACGAGCGTATCCGCGGTTCCGTGCACCGTTTCGCCGAGCGGCGCGGCGTTCGCGACATTCTTGCACTCCGGCGTGTCGCGATAGCCCGGTGTCCGGGTCGTGCCCTCCCAGCAGGGCCATTTCAGGTTCTGGCCGGGGAACGCGAGGTCGACCTCGTGACGGGCCGACCAGCCGATGTCGGTGACGACCACACCGCCGCGCGGGTCCAGCGCGATCCGGGGATCACGCAGCCCGCTCACGTAGTTGCGGCTCTTCCACGACAGGGGAGAGGCCGCTTCGTAGAACGGGTTTTCCGGCAGGCCCCGGCCGGTGAGGTCGACTCGGAGGACCTTGCCCGTCGGATGGGCCGGATCCAAGGCGCGCAACGCGAACTTGTCGACGTTGTCCTTCGTGGCGTCGGCGGGGGACCGGACGGCGGCGTTGTCGCCGACGGCGACCCACAGCGAGGCGCCCGACGGGTCCACGGCCACGTCCTGGATGCCCTTGCTGTCCGAGGTGACCGGGAACTCGAGGACCGTGGACTCTTCGGTCAACGACGTGGGGGCGTCGGATCCGCCGGCTTTCCACCTGCTGAGACGGAACACCGCGGAGGAACCCGACGGCACCGCCCGAGTGGTGTAGACCGCCCGGCTGGTGGCGAAGTCCGGCGCCACCGCGATGCCGGTGAGGCCGAGCGAGCCGGTGGTGGACACCGGCAGTGAGGCGATCTGGGTCGGCTGACCGCCCAGCGGGGTCAGGTGGACGGAACCCAGGCGGCCGGTGCTCAGCGCGCTTCCGTCCGGGAGGTAGGCGGCGTCGGTGAGATCTCCGGCCTGGTGGCCGGTGGGGGCGTCGAACAGGGCGAATCCCGCGGGCAACGCCGGGGCGGCGTGTGCCGCGGGTGCCGTGACCACCACGGTGCCGAGCAGGGCCGTGGTGGCCGCGGAGACGATCAGGGATCTTCGAGTCCGCATTGGACCTTCCTTCTCCGAATACGGAGAGTGCCACGTGCGGAAAAGTGCTCACAAACGCACAAAAATGTGACCCCGCGACAGAGTTGCCCATTCTGTAACGCGACGCGACGATCCGCCCCCAGCGCCCTCGCTTCTGGCTATAAGCACGCCGGACGCTAGCGGCTGCTCGAACTGCCGTCATTCGACCATAAGTGTGATTCGACGATGTTCTGTGACGAAGATCATCGCATGTGGCAGGCAATTCCTGATGTCGAACGCCCGTTCGATGCCTACTTGGCCATTGGGTCATGTTCAAACGGTCACGGCCATTCGGCCCAATTTCGGGAAAGGGGCTTGCCGGACGCCTCTTCGTCCCACCAATATCAACTTGCCGACCTGCTCTGAAGGAGCCGAGGGCTGCCCTGGGGGCATCCCAAGGGGGGAAATCATGAAGCGGATCCGTCGTGGACCTGTCCTGCGCGCAAGACTCCGGGCGACGCTCGCCTTGCTGCTGATCGTCGCGCTGGTCGCGACGCTGGGGCCGGTGGCGTCGCAACGATTCCCGTCCTCCGGCGACGCGGACGCCGCCGCCGTGGCCAACGCGCCCGAGCAGCAATCGGGAACCGCCGAGGGAGTTCCGGATCGGCCGACCCACGACAGCGCGACCGCGCCCGCGATCAACCGCGCGACGGCCGCCTCGCTGCAGTCGAAGTACCCGCCGTTGACCTTCCCCGAACCCGCGGCGGACAAGCACAGCAGCGCCAAGGTCGTGCCGCCGCCCGCCACCCAGGTGCGCGGATTCGACGACAAGGCGAGCCGGGAACTGCCGGGGCAGCGCACCTCGCACAGCAGCGTCTACGACAACCCCGACGGCACGCAGACCACGGTGTACGGCCAGGATCCGTTGAACTATCAGCTGCCCGAGGGCGGCTACGGCGCGATCGACGCGCGTCCGGTGCCGGATGAGGCCGGTGGCTGGCGCAAGGCGGGCGACGCGCTCCAGGTCCACTTGGGGCAGACGGCGGGCTCGATGCGGGTCGAGCCGGGCGCCGGACAGGAAGCCTCCTTCACCCTGCTGGGGGCGCGGGCTTCGGCCGGACGCGCGGAGGGCGGCACCGTCGGCTACCCCGACGTCCTGCCGAACGCCGACCTGCAGGTGGAGTTCTCCGCCGGCGCGGCCAAGGAATGGTTCGTCCTCAAGCGCCCCGACGCCCCTCACGCCTGGGAGTTCGCTCTCGACCTGAAGGGCCTCGAAGCGAGGATCGTCGACGGCGCCGTGGTCTTCGTCGACCAGGCGGGCGCCGCGGTCCTGCGTGTCCCGGCGGGGTACATGCTCGACTCGAGCCGTCAGGAAAGCGGTGAGCCCGCGACGTCCTACGGCGTCACCTATCGGCTCGTGTCCCGTGACGGCCGCCAGATCCTGCGCGTGGAACTGGATTCCGCGTGGCTGCGCGACCCGGCCCGGGTTTATCCCGTGCGGGTCGACCCCACCGTGGTCAAGGAATCGGTCAGCACCGGAAACCTGGTGGTGGAGAACGGTCGGCGTCACGTCAACGCGAACGAACTGCGGATCGGCCGCAGCGGCGGCAAAACGGCCTCGAGCTATCTCCGTTTCGGGGGCATCGGCGGGGATCTGAAGGACAACCGGATCTTCGGCGCCCAGTTGCAGCTGACCAACTTCTGGTCCGGTTCCTGCACACCCCGCCCGATGTCCGTGCATCCGGTCACCGCGGACTGGGGTTCGTCCGGGACACCGCCGACCGGCGGCGCGCTCGGCGGTGGTGTGTTCTCGCACGGCTACATGGCCCCGCTGGCGACCAG contains these protein-coding regions:
- a CDS encoding ATP-binding cassette domain-containing protein — encoded protein: MTTTERHAMPHQAPTASAEGEQGTFAIASGGGGEPAIRLRGLRKEFGQVHAVDGVDLDIPPGEFFSMLGPSGSGKTTVLRMIAGFELPTAGTIELHGRDVSRLAPFDRDVNTVFQDYALFPHMTVRQNVEYGLRVKRVPRAERRQRAKEALDTVRLGEFGERKPDQLSGGQRQRVALARALVNRPKVLLLDEPLGALDLKLRHTMQTELKQIQRDVGITFIFVTHDQDEALTMSDRIAVFNEGRIEQVGSPVEVYERPASAFVAGFVGTSNLLSGGGAENIIGKPGVFSIRPEKIRIDADLSNSAAVGETSATGTVTDTVYAGATVRYEVTLDAGGQLSVVRQNTAEPADFEGGRVRLSWRHEHSFRVPEAG
- a CDS encoding ABC transporter substrate-binding protein, with the protein product MKNRKLALAGLLGAGLLVAACGTSGSDSTAAAPGGQGFTPPKLDALAQLGQPEGQVNVLAWPGYAENGSNDPAVDWVTGFEKETGCKVNVKAFGTSDEAVSLMKTGQYDVISASGDASLRLIASGDVEPVNTALVPNYADVFDFLKNRPWNSVNNVAYGVPHGWGANLLTWRTDKVTPAPTSWSVMFDANSPYKGKISAYDSPIYIADAALYLQTHKPELGIKNPYALDDKQFQAAVELLKQQRPMVGEYWSDYLKESQALKSGDAVVGTAWQVTVNLTKSEGAPVESVLPSEGATGWSDTWMVSAKSPHKTCSYKWLNHIVSPKANAQVAEYFGESPSNPKACAETKEKAHCDTYHAGDAAYAAKIQYWTTPIAQCLDGRTDVKCKDYGEWTRAWTEIKG
- a CDS encoding ABC transporter permease, with translation MTTTLESPRRKASAFLYRKPRLRLGLLLSAPALWLGLAYLGALAALFVTAFWHTDVFTGQVVTEWSLDNFAMLFSDAVYRTITFRTVGIAALVTVITAVLAFPMAFYMAKFASPRARRLLVIAVMTPLWASYLVKAYAWRSMLSGNGVLHWLLNPFGLDTPGYGVLATVITLSYLWLPYMILPIYAGLERLPNSLVDASGDLGARPFRTFRSVVLPVTFPAVVAGSIFTFSLSLGDYIAVKIVGGTSQMLGNVVYDNIGAANNLPFAATVATVPVVIMLAYLAAVRRTGALDNL
- a CDS encoding ABC transporter permease; its protein translation is MRLSRTTKYLLLAALVLGLAVIYFPLLVVLLNSFNADTTFGWPPSSFTLEWWGRAAENEGALNALGTSVQAGLAATAIALVLGTMAAFALQKYRFFGRNQVSLLIILPIALPGIVTGIALNNAFRTILGIDLGLFTAIVAHATFCIVVVFNNVVARLRRMGGNLEEASMDLGADGLTTFRLVTFPMLRSALLAGGLLAFALSFDEIIVTTFTLGTGLETLPIWILNNLFRPNQAPIVNVVAAVLILASTIPVYLAQRLSGDTTSGGRL
- a CDS encoding PQQ-dependent sugar dehydrogenase, which translates into the protein MRTRRSLIVSAATTALLGTVVVTAPAAHAAPALPAGFALFDAPTGHQAGDLTDAAYLPDGSALSTGRLGSVHLTPLGGQPTQIASLPVSTTGSLGLTGIAVAPDFATSRAVYTTRAVPSGSSAVFRLSRWKAGGSDAPTSLTEESTVLEFPVTSDSKGIQDVAVDPSGASLWVAVGDNAAVRSPADATKDNVDKFALRALDPAHPTGKVLRVDLTGRGLPENPFYEAASPLSWKSRNYVSGLRDPRIALDPRGGVVVTDIGWSARHEVDLAFPGQNLKWPCWEGTTRTPGYRDTPECKNVANAAPLGETVHGTADTLVGGVPYTGISYPEAFRGIHFVANKGAQTLSTLGFDGGGTVTQPLTTVASAIGDAVSVLTAPNGDIVLADAAGAKLRRLSYKPVNKAPRAAFTATTDPATRTVSFDASTSDDPDREALSYQWTFGDGTTGTGKTVSHPYSAGDPVTATLTVTDPHGAPASISQTVVPAEASPTVELLPPSPTVFSAGESVSLGANGEDPGDGPLTVNWRADRVHCPRNAACEITQLKTGTGLTFSLSFPNENDTRVVITSTTANGRNVLASKQYTANPRQARFSVVGNHPARIKIGANEDAGRLVTVGTSVLITAPATSLDAAKFVKWADNQSTEPIRQVTMPGGGLGLRADYQTPIEKRYADEAPLRALLGTPVGSELIEGDGHWQLYTSGRLYWTPLYGVKTVSGEILTKYVTLGAHAFLGSPKTDELVARAGNGRYNDFTGGPTTGDGSIYWTSSIGAMAIHGEIRAKWMETDAENGPLGFPTTDEVGTPDGVGRVNHFFRNNASIYWTAATGAHFLKGRIWQKWGSLGWETFFGYPTTDEMATPDGVGRYNHFSTNGSIYWSPSTDAFEIHGAIRDRYQALGWQDGLGYPITDETWVPGNGGKYNHFRQGGFDHSIYWRQGTSVAWEVKGSIRLRWRDLGWETSYLGFPISGEYNTPTGKRSDFQNGYITYNATTGAIEDRRY